From Nocardia sp. XZ_19_385, the proteins below share one genomic window:
- a CDS encoding UBP-type zinc finger domain-containing protein: protein MSEAIEGIDPKVAPSGPGCVECEAAQGWWVHLRRCAQCGHIGCCDSSPEQHASKHAQSDGHPYIQSYEPGEDWFWNYETEEMYGDGPELAAPHSHPVDQGVPGPRGRVPADWQSHVH, encoded by the coding sequence ATGTCTGAGGCCATCGAAGGAATCGATCCGAAGGTCGCGCCGAGCGGGCCCGGCTGCGTGGAATGCGAAGCCGCCCAGGGCTGGTGGGTGCACCTGCGCCGCTGCGCACAGTGCGGCCACATCGGCTGCTGCGACTCCTCCCCGGAACAGCACGCCTCCAAGCACGCGCAGTCCGACGGTCACCCTTACATCCAGAGCTACGAACCGGGTGAGGACTGGTTCTGGAATTACGAGACCGAGGAAATGTACGGCGACGGCCCGGAATTGGCCGCGCCGCACAGCCACCCCGTCGATCAGGGCGTACCCGGCCCGCGCGGACGAGTGCCCGCCGATTGGCAGTCGCACGTGCACTGA
- a CDS encoding phosphatidylcholine/phosphatidylserine synthase, which produces MEAALSPSQRSTPAPKQQRRRSIRLLPSVVTILALCAGLSAVKFALDGRLDISLAMIGAAAVLDTLDGRLARMLDATTKIGAELDSLSDAISFGVAPALVLYITLLDESSAGWIVALLYAVSLVLRLARFNTLLDDDTRPEWSREYFVGVPAPAAALIALVPIALYVQFDDPWWVGFWPVAVWTVFAAALAVSTIPTLAMKSVSVAPQAAAGLLVLVAVAAALLVTYPIVLLLILVALYLCHIPFAWHSQRWVAARPETWEHKPAERRAQRRAQRRRPALRRPAIRGSSARLRLRRPGAKRPQSDDVNR; this is translated from the coding sequence ATGGAGGCCGCCCTGTCCCCTTCGCAGCGCTCCACCCCGGCACCCAAGCAGCAGCGGCGACGGTCTATCCGCTTGTTGCCGAGCGTCGTCACGATTCTGGCGCTGTGCGCCGGGCTGTCGGCGGTGAAGTTCGCCCTGGACGGGCGGCTCGACATCTCGCTGGCCATGATCGGTGCGGCGGCCGTGCTGGACACCCTGGACGGGCGGCTGGCCCGCATGCTGGACGCCACCACCAAGATCGGCGCGGAGCTGGACTCGCTCTCCGACGCCATCTCCTTCGGTGTGGCGCCGGCCCTGGTCCTCTACATCACGCTGCTCGACGAGAGCAGCGCCGGCTGGATCGTCGCGCTGCTCTACGCGGTGAGCCTGGTGCTGCGCCTGGCCCGGTTCAACACGCTGCTCGACGACGACACCCGGCCGGAATGGTCGCGGGAGTACTTCGTCGGCGTGCCCGCGCCCGCCGCCGCGTTGATCGCGCTGGTGCCGATCGCGTTGTACGTGCAGTTCGATGACCCGTGGTGGGTCGGATTCTGGCCGGTCGCGGTCTGGACGGTGTTCGCCGCGGCGCTGGCGGTCAGCACGATTCCGACGCTGGCCATGAAGTCGGTGTCGGTGGCTCCGCAGGCCGCCGCCGGGTTGCTGGTGCTGGTCGCGGTCGCCGCGGCGCTGCTGGTGACGTATCCGATCGTGCTGCTGCTGATCCTGGTGGCGCTGTACCTGTGCCACATTCCCTTCGCCTGGCATTCCCAGCGCTGGGTGGCGGCGCGGCCGGAAACCTGGGAGCACAAGCCGGCCGAACGGCGCGCGCAGCGCCGGGCGCAGCGGCGGCGACCGGCCTTGCGCCGCCCCGCGATCCGGGGTTCCAGCGCGCGGCTGCGGTTGCGCCGTCCCGGCGCGAAACGCCCGCAGTCCGACGACGTCAACCGCTGA
- a CDS encoding Clp protease N-terminal domain-containing protein, with product MTSSFRLDDLISGIKKARPDNALDQLSDAVVAADYLGELADHLIGHFVDQARRSGASWTDIGTSMGVTKQAAQKRFVPKDPGGADMDPNAGFAKFTPRARQIVVAAQEAARTAGNPQITTGHLVLGLISEAEGLGAQEIIANGVSLEAVSEAVFASLPAAAGEVPPMVPFDAEARKVLELTFREALRLGHNYIGTEHLLLALLEQENGSGLLTGLGVDKAKSEAHLQELLSVYMTQKPAQD from the coding sequence ATGACTTCTTCCTTTCGTCTCGACGACCTCATCTCCGGGATCAAGAAAGCCCGCCCCGACAACGCCCTGGACCAGCTCTCCGATGCCGTGGTGGCCGCCGACTACCTCGGCGAGCTGGCCGACCATCTGATCGGCCACTTCGTCGACCAGGCTCGCCGCTCCGGCGCTTCCTGGACCGATATCGGCACCAGCATGGGCGTCACCAAGCAGGCGGCCCAAAAGCGTTTCGTGCCAAAAGATCCCGGAGGCGCCGATATGGACCCGAACGCCGGGTTCGCCAAATTCACCCCCCGCGCGCGCCAGATCGTCGTCGCGGCTCAGGAGGCGGCCCGCACCGCGGGCAACCCGCAAATCACCACCGGTCACCTGGTCCTGGGCTTGATTTCCGAGGCGGAAGGTCTCGGCGCGCAGGAAATCATCGCCAATGGTGTGAGCCTGGAAGCGGTCAGCGAAGCCGTCTTTGCCTCGCTGCCGGCCGCGGCGGGCGAAGTGCCCCCGATGGTCCCCTTCGACGCCGAAGCGAGGAAGGTCCTCGAACTCACCTTCCGCGAGGCACTTCGCCTGGGCCACAACTACATAGGCACCGAGCACCTGCTGCTCGCATTGCTCGAGCAGGAAAACGGGTCGGGTCTGCTTACCGGCCTCGGCGTGGATAAGGCCAAGTCCGAAGCCCATCTGCAGGAACTTCTTTCGGTGTATATGACCCAGAAGCCCGCACAGGACTGA
- a CDS encoding SRPBCC family protein, which yields MPKNLEASIDIAATPEQVWRVVSDVKRIPEFSPQTVRMIPLGKVKSGTFTINLNRDGKLFWPTTSRIVRFEPNSAFAFKVLENRAVWSFTLEPTATGTRLIQRRDSPNGTTLFSRKSIELGMGGYERFDGVLVQGMNATLQGIKTAVEVG from the coding sequence TTGCCGAAGAATCTCGAAGCGTCCATCGACATCGCCGCGACCCCGGAACAGGTGTGGCGAGTGGTCTCCGATGTCAAGCGCATCCCCGAGTTCAGCCCGCAGACCGTGCGCATGATCCCGCTCGGCAAGGTCAAGTCCGGCACCTTCACGATCAACCTGAACCGGGACGGAAAGCTGTTCTGGCCGACCACCTCCCGCATCGTGCGGTTCGAGCCCAACTCGGCCTTCGCCTTCAAGGTGCTGGAGAACCGGGCGGTGTGGAGCTTCACCCTGGAGCCGACCGCCACCGGCACCCGGCTGATCCAGCGCCGCGACTCCCCGAACGGGACCACGCTGTTCTCCCGCAAGTCGATCGAACTCGGGATGGGTGGCTACGAGCGCTTCGACGGGGTCCTGGTGCAGGGCATGAACGCGACCCTGCAGGGCATCAAGACCGCCGTCGAAGTCGGGTAA
- a CDS encoding FAD-dependent oxidoreductase: MTAPAASKPAILSVDDDPGVSRAVVRDLRRRYGAEYRILRAESGADALDALREMKLRGQPVAVLIADYRMPGMDGIEFLEQAMDLHPYARRVLLTAYADTSAAIDAINVVDLDHYLLKPWDPPEEKLYPVLDGLLEAWRSMENRPVTETKVIGNRWSPRCSQVREFLARNQLPYRWYLAEEAEGTRFLEAAGVGPERCPVVITSDGQALVEPTDSELAEHVGLTVNPAGDFYDLIVVGGGPAGLGAAVYGASEGLRTVLVERTATGGQAGQSSRIENYLGFPDGLSGAQLADRARRQAAKFGAEVITTREVVGLEVNGSARTVKFADGGRLCAHTVIIATGVDYRRHPAPGVDEFTGRGVYYGSAMTEATECADHDVYIVGGANSAGQAAVFLSRNARAVHLVVRGDSLDKSMSHYLVQQIAQIPNIKVHTETEVIGADGEDHLQWIVLRNNATGVEEKAEAERLFLFIGAAPQTDWLDGVVKRDNAGFVLAGPDLTVDGSRPGGWELPRPPHHLETNVPGVFVAGDVHAESAKRVASAVGEGAMAVMFVHRYLA, from the coding sequence GTGACTGCTCCAGCTGCTTCGAAGCCGGCCATTCTCAGCGTCGATGACGATCCGGGTGTTTCCCGTGCGGTCGTGCGCGATCTGCGCCGCCGCTACGGCGCCGAATACCGGATCCTGCGCGCGGAATCCGGAGCCGACGCGCTCGATGCCCTGCGCGAGATGAAACTGCGAGGCCAGCCCGTCGCGGTACTGATCGCCGACTACCGGATGCCCGGTATGGACGGCATCGAATTCCTCGAGCAGGCCATGGATCTGCATCCCTACGCCCGGCGCGTGCTGCTCACCGCCTACGCCGACACCTCCGCCGCCATCGACGCGATCAATGTCGTCGACCTGGACCATTACCTGCTCAAGCCGTGGGATCCGCCGGAGGAGAAGCTGTATCCGGTGCTGGACGGGCTGCTGGAAGCCTGGCGCAGCATGGAGAACCGGCCGGTCACCGAGACCAAGGTGATCGGCAACCGCTGGTCCCCGCGCTGCTCGCAGGTGCGCGAATTCCTGGCCCGCAATCAACTCCCCTACCGCTGGTACCTGGCCGAGGAGGCGGAGGGCACCCGATTCCTGGAGGCCGCGGGCGTCGGCCCCGAACGATGTCCGGTGGTGATCACCTCCGACGGACAGGCGCTGGTGGAACCGACCGACAGCGAGCTGGCCGAGCACGTCGGGCTGACGGTCAATCCGGCGGGCGATTTCTACGACCTGATCGTGGTGGGCGGTGGCCCCGCGGGGCTGGGCGCGGCGGTGTACGGCGCGTCCGAGGGCTTGCGCACGGTGCTGGTGGAGCGCACCGCGACCGGCGGGCAGGCCGGGCAGAGTTCCCGGATCGAGAACTACCTGGGCTTCCCGGACGGATTGTCCGGGGCGCAGCTGGCCGACCGGGCGCGGCGGCAGGCGGCGAAGTTCGGGGCCGAGGTCATCACCACCCGCGAGGTGGTGGGGCTGGAGGTGAACGGGTCGGCGCGGACGGTGAAGTTCGCCGACGGCGGGCGGCTGTGCGCGCACACCGTCATCATCGCGACCGGCGTCGACTACCGCCGCCACCCCGCTCCGGGCGTGGACGAATTCACCGGGCGCGGCGTGTACTACGGCTCGGCGATGACCGAGGCCACCGAATGCGCCGACCACGACGTCTACATCGTCGGCGGCGCGAACTCGGCGGGGCAGGCGGCGGTGTTCCTGTCCCGCAACGCCCGCGCGGTGCATCTGGTGGTGCGGGGCGATTCGCTGGATAAATCCATGTCGCACTACCTGGTTCAGCAGATCGCGCAGATCCCGAACATCAAGGTGCACACCGAGACCGAGGTGATCGGCGCGGACGGCGAGGATCACCTGCAGTGGATCGTGTTGCGTAACAACGCGACCGGTGTCGAGGAGAAGGCCGAGGCGGAGCGGTTGTTCCTGTTCATCGGCGCGGCGCCGCAGACCGACTGGCTCGACGGCGTCGTCAAGCGCGACAACGCGGGTTTCGTGCTGGCCGGACCGGATCTGACCGTCGACGGCTCGCGCCCGGGCGGCTGGGAGCTACCCAGGCCGCCACACCATTTGGAGACCAACGTGCCCGGCGTGTTCGTGGCCGGCGATGTGCACGCCGAATCGGCCAAGCGGGTCGCCTCCGCCGTCGGTGAGGGCGCCATGGCCGTCATGTTCGTGCACCGGTACCTGGCGTAG
- a CDS encoding RNA polymerase sigma-70 factor produces MESSGLHEFQAHRPRLFALAYRMLGSASAAEDAVQEANLRWDGTARSTIRSAEAWLTTAVVNLCRSWLVSARARREVYVGPWLPEPVPTSGGELGPLESAEEREQISLALLTTLERLNPVERAVFVLREGFGYAHREIADMLAVSESSSQQTYRRASQRVREGKARFEISAEQSRELVERFLKSARTGDVEQLQALLAADVIATADGGGTVTAVRRPVEGAQNVARYLLGLLRWEVPGMEISLEEVNGELAVVARVERNPVVVIGIETSANEVTALRLIVNPEKLAYFGRASR; encoded by the coding sequence GTGGAATCCTCTGGGCTGCACGAGTTCCAGGCACATCGCCCGCGCTTGTTCGCGCTCGCCTACCGGATGCTCGGCTCCGCGAGCGCGGCCGAGGACGCGGTGCAGGAGGCCAACCTGCGCTGGGATGGCACCGCCCGCAGCACAATTCGCTCCGCCGAGGCCTGGCTGACCACCGCCGTCGTGAATCTCTGCCGTAGCTGGCTGGTTTCGGCCCGGGCCCGCCGCGAGGTCTACGTCGGCCCATGGTTGCCCGAACCCGTGCCGACGTCCGGCGGCGAACTCGGGCCGCTGGAATCCGCCGAAGAGCGGGAACAGATCTCGCTCGCCTTGCTGACCACGCTGGAGCGGTTGAATCCGGTGGAGCGGGCGGTGTTCGTGCTGCGTGAAGGATTCGGGTACGCGCATCGGGAGATCGCGGACATGCTCGCGGTGTCCGAGTCCAGTTCCCAGCAGACCTATCGGCGGGCGAGTCAGCGGGTGCGAGAAGGCAAGGCGCGCTTCGAGATATCCGCCGAACAGTCGCGCGAGCTGGTCGAGCGCTTCCTGAAGTCGGCGCGGACCGGTGATGTCGAGCAGCTGCAAGCGCTGCTGGCCGCCGACGTCATCGCGACGGCGGACGGCGGCGGCACGGTAACCGCGGTCCGGCGGCCGGTGGAAGGTGCGCAGAATGTCGCGCGCTACCTGCTGGGCCTGCTCCGCTGGGAGGTGCCCGGAATGGAGATCTCGCTCGAAGAGGTCAATGGCGAGCTCGCGGTGGTTGCCAGGGTGGAGCGGAATCCGGTGGTGGTCATCGGAATCGAGACCTCCGCCAACGAGGTGACTGCGCTGCGGCTGATCGTCAATCCCGAGAAGTTGGCCTATTTCGGGCGCGCGAGCCGATAA
- a CDS encoding GlsB/YeaQ/YmgE family stress response membrane protein: protein MLGLGIIGWIIIGGLAGWIASKFMGTDAQQGIVLNIVVGIIGGLLGGFLLKLFGVDVEGGGLIFSFLTCLAGAAILLFLVKLVTGRRSVH, encoded by the coding sequence ATGCTGGGTCTCGGGATTATCGGATGGATCATCATCGGCGGTCTTGCCGGATGGATCGCAAGCAAGTTCATGGGGACGGACGCCCAGCAGGGCATCGTCCTCAACATCGTCGTTGGTATCATCGGCGGCCTGCTCGGCGGCTTCTTGCTGAAGTTGTTCGGCGTGGACGTCGAAGGCGGCGGCCTCATCTTCAGCTTCCTGACCTGCCTTGCCGGTGCGGCAATCCTGCTGTTCCTGGTGAAGCTGGTAACCGGTCGCCGATCGGTGCACTGA
- a CDS encoding beta-ketoacyl-ACP synthase III, with protein MSARIAQTTGAEHTAILGLGVYRPARVVTNEEVAGPINSSDEWIRTRSGIKTRRFADDTETIQSMSVAAARDAIEAAEIEVDQVDCVIVATSTHLLLTPAAAPRIATELGMNGAAAFDISAGCAGFCHALALASDLVRCGTAKNVLVIGVEKLTDTINPTDRSTAFLFADGAGAVVVGPAEEPGIGPTVWGSDGTQHHAIRQDKNWVEFFTEIEEKGLDAVRPYLAMEGTAVFRWAAHSLEKVCRDAIDRAGLSTEDMEAMIPHQANGRIIEIMARVLKLPENCALANDIEETGNTSAASIPLAMEAMLRKGEAKPGATALLIAFGAGLSYAAQVVTLPNWK; from the coding sequence ATGTCTGCTCGAATTGCCCAGACCACGGGAGCAGAGCACACCGCGATTCTCGGGCTCGGCGTGTATCGCCCCGCTCGCGTCGTGACCAACGAGGAAGTGGCGGGGCCGATCAACTCCAGCGACGAGTGGATCCGCACCCGATCGGGCATCAAGACCAGGCGTTTCGCCGACGACACCGAAACCATCCAGTCCATGAGCGTCGCCGCCGCACGCGACGCCATCGAGGCCGCCGAAATCGAGGTCGATCAGGTCGACTGCGTCATCGTGGCGACCTCCACCCACCTGTTACTCACGCCCGCGGCCGCGCCGCGCATCGCCACCGAGCTCGGCATGAACGGCGCCGCGGCCTTCGACATCTCGGCCGGTTGCGCCGGTTTCTGTCACGCGCTCGCGCTGGCCTCGGATCTGGTGCGCTGCGGCACGGCCAAGAACGTGCTGGTGATCGGCGTCGAGAAGCTCACCGACACGATCAACCCGACCGACCGCTCCACCGCCTTCCTGTTCGCCGACGGCGCGGGCGCGGTCGTGGTCGGCCCCGCCGAGGAGCCGGGCATCGGCCCCACCGTCTGGGGTTCGGACGGCACCCAGCACCACGCGATCCGCCAGGACAAGAACTGGGTCGAGTTCTTCACCGAGATCGAGGAGAAGGGCCTGGACGCGGTCCGCCCCTACCTCGCGATGGAGGGCACCGCGGTCTTCCGCTGGGCCGCACACTCACTGGAAAAGGTCTGCCGCGACGCCATCGATCGCGCCGGCCTGTCCACCGAGGACATGGAAGCGATGATCCCGCACCAGGCCAACGGCCGAATCATCGAGATCATGGCCCGAGTCCTGAAGCTGCCGGAGAACTGCGCCCTGGCCAACGACATCGAGGAAACCGGAAACACCTCGGCTGCCTCGATCCCGCTGGCCATGGAAGCGATGCTGCGCAAGGGCGAGGCAAAGCCCGGCGCCACGGCACTGTTGATCGCCTTCGGCGCGGGGCTGTCCTATGCGGCGCAGGTCGTAACCCTGCCGAACTGGAAGTAG
- a CDS encoding ATP-binding protein, with translation MTEEIAARTSHGVCDPAELRTLFLFEKLTGEQLEWLCADGKIEYIEPGPVFHEGAPATCFYVLIDGEVRITKLSGGTEIEINRTDFRGAYAGAWTAYLGDNVEQNYTGSMYVTRPSRFFVLDAGTFARMMRDWFPMAVHLLEGAFYGNRNTNQRVAERERLLALGSLSAGLTHELNNPAAAAVRATSGLRDRVAGMRHKLAMMAEGKFTPEAFVKLVRLQEEAADKVAKAPELTTMEASDREESLGEWFENHDISGGWDLAPNFVQAGIDVDWLETVHGTLQECPNKVFEGAIRWLNYTIETELLMNEIGDSTARISTLVGAAKQYSQMDRAPFQVVDLHELLDSTLVMMGRKIGDSIQVVKDYDRSLPQIPCYAAELNQVWTNLIDNAVYAMDGKGTLTVRTYKESDCAAIEIGDTGPGVPDEVLRRIFEPFFTTKPVGEGTGLGLDISFRIVVNKHNGDIRVESEPGNTRFIVRLPLHTENPAPEVTDV, from the coding sequence ATGACCGAAGAGATCGCGGCGCGCACCTCCCACGGGGTCTGTGATCCCGCCGAGCTGCGCACCCTGTTCCTGTTCGAGAAGCTGACCGGCGAACAGCTGGAATGGCTGTGCGCCGACGGCAAGATCGAATACATCGAGCCCGGACCGGTTTTCCACGAGGGCGCCCCGGCGACCTGCTTCTACGTGCTGATCGACGGCGAGGTGCGGATCACCAAGCTGTCCGGCGGCACCGAGATCGAGATCAACCGCACCGACTTCCGCGGCGCCTACGCGGGCGCCTGGACCGCCTACCTCGGGGACAACGTCGAGCAGAACTACACCGGCTCGATGTACGTGACCCGCCCGTCCCGCTTCTTCGTGCTGGACGCGGGCACCTTCGCCCGGATGATGCGGGACTGGTTCCCGATGGCGGTGCATTTGCTGGAGGGCGCGTTCTACGGCAACCGCAACACCAATCAGCGGGTGGCCGAACGGGAACGGCTGCTGGCGCTGGGTTCGCTGTCGGCGGGGCTGACCCACGAGCTGAACAATCCGGCGGCCGCCGCGGTGCGCGCGACCTCCGGGCTGCGGGACCGGGTCGCGGGCATGCGGCACAAGCTGGCGATGATGGCCGAGGGCAAGTTCACCCCGGAAGCCTTCGTGAAACTGGTGCGCCTCCAGGAAGAGGCCGCTGACAAGGTGGCCAAGGCGCCCGAGCTGACCACCATGGAGGCCAGTGACCGGGAAGAGTCCCTGGGCGAATGGTTCGAGAACCACGACATCTCCGGCGGCTGGGATCTGGCGCCGAACTTCGTCCAGGCGGGTATCGACGTCGACTGGCTGGAGACGGTGCACGGCACCCTGCAGGAATGCCCGAACAAGGTGTTCGAGGGTGCGATCCGCTGGCTCAACTACACCATCGAGACCGAGCTGCTGATGAACGAGATCGGCGACTCTACGGCGCGCATCTCGACGCTCGTCGGCGCGGCCAAACAGTATTCGCAGATGGACCGGGCGCCGTTCCAGGTGGTGGATCTGCACGAACTGCTGGACAGCACCCTGGTGATGATGGGCCGCAAGATCGGCGATTCGATCCAGGTGGTCAAGGACTACGACCGCTCGCTCCCCCAGATCCCCTGCTACGCGGCGGAATTGAATCAAGTGTGGACCAACCTGATCGACAACGCGGTCTACGCGATGGACGGTAAAGGCACGCTCACCGTCCGCACGTACAAGGAAAGCGACTGCGCCGCAATCGAAATCGGCGACACCGGCCCGGGCGTACCCGACGAGGTGCTGCGCCGCATCTTCGAACCGTTCTTCACCACCAAACCCGTCGGCGAGGGCACCGGCCTCGGTCTGGACATCTCGTTCCGGATCGTGGTGAACAAGCACAACGGCGATATCCGCGTCGAATCCGAGCCGGGCAACACCCGATTCATCGTCCGGCTGCCATTGCACACCGAGAATCCAGCACCGGAGGTTACTGATGTCTGA
- a CDS encoding phosphatidylserine decarboxylase, whose product MARRPTPPGTPDTTAVGHVVDLVRSAIPPLHPAGLPFVAVPLAVAVLGGKRKWVRRTGLLSAAAIAGFFRHPHRVPPNRPGVVVAPADGEIALVDTAVPPAELGLGDQPVPRVSIFLSVLDVHVQRVPVSGTVREVLHQPGQFKSADLADASAVNERNSMVLDTPAGQQLVVVQIAGLLARRIVCDAQKGDALTIGDTYGLIRFGSRVDTYFPAGTELLVQPGQRTIGGETVLAVLAGS is encoded by the coding sequence GTGGCACGCCGTCCTACCCCGCCCGGCACGCCCGATACCACTGCCGTCGGCCATGTGGTCGACCTGGTTCGGTCCGCAATTCCCCCGCTGCATCCCGCCGGGCTGCCGTTCGTCGCCGTTCCGCTCGCGGTCGCGGTGCTCGGCGGTAAACGCAAGTGGGTCCGCCGGACGGGGCTGCTGAGCGCGGCCGCGATCGCCGGCTTCTTCCGTCATCCACACCGGGTGCCGCCGAACCGCCCCGGCGTCGTCGTCGCACCGGCCGACGGTGAAATCGCCCTGGTCGATACCGCTGTTCCACCCGCCGAACTGGGCTTGGGCGACCAGCCGGTGCCGCGGGTCAGCATCTTCCTGTCCGTGCTCGACGTGCACGTCCAGCGGGTGCCGGTCTCCGGCACCGTGCGTGAGGTGCTGCACCAGCCCGGTCAGTTCAAGTCGGCCGATCTGGCCGACGCGAGTGCGGTCAACGAACGCAACAGCATGGTCCTGGACACCCCGGCCGGGCAGCAGCTGGTCGTGGTGCAGATCGCCGGACTGCTGGCCCGCCGCATCGTCTGCGACGCCCAGAAGGGTGACGCGCTCACCATCGGTGACACCTATGGCCTGATCCGCTTCGGATCCCGGGTCGACACCTACTTCCCGGCCGGCACCGAATTACTGGTCCAGCCCGGGCAGCGCACGATCGGGGGCGAAACCGTCCTGGCCGTGCTGGCCGGTTCATGA